CATGCCAATTGCAAGTGGAGTTACAGAGATTGTAGGTTGCGATTCTCATCTACGGCTTAACTAGAACCAATCTACTTTTCCATACGTGATTACGACGATTAGAGAAGTACCTGTTCTGCCATCTCGTGCCAATCACAGGCAGTGACTGTATAGAAACGATCAGATAGGCAATTGGCGATCTAGTGTTGTGCGCGAATCAGGGTCAACCTTGCAGCGGTGTAGAGAATGACCGCCGCATCGTGCTTCGACTCAGCCTTTGCGAGTCCGTGAAGGTGAATGTTCCTTAGATTCAGCCCCAAGGGATCAGTCAGGATGGCTCTCAACTCCCATTGAAACGACTCAGGCAGGTTCGAACTAA
This region of Dehalococcoidia bacterium genomic DNA includes:
- a CDS encoding DUF4209 domain-containing protein, which translates into the protein SSNLPESFQWELRAILTDPLGLNLRNIHLHGLAKAESKHDAAVILYTAARLTLIRAQH